A single region of the Drosophila takahashii strain IR98-3 E-12201 chromosome 2R, DtakHiC1v2, whole genome shotgun sequence genome encodes:
- the Ars2 gene encoding serrate RNA effector molecule homolog isoform X2 has translation MADSDDEYDRKRRDKFRGERSESYRTERRDERRPVGGSAGARDDWADRNPFRGAASAGGGGGGGARHRPDYSDYRGPGPRARYGSPGRDLPPAKRMRPDWGDGDVRSNPRFGGYDPYLMQAWNDHYQSMHSAYSHAGHAPPPRESLGGGGGGDTLTQPAMLNLKQFLDTQDENISDSEVMRKYTEYKTDFKRQQLNEFFVAHKDEEWFKNKYHPEDSVKRSEEQRGFLQRRTDVFVELLENGTIGGVKVDSSQGDALIRVLDTCVIKLEGGTDEDLKVLDEKPKEPVVYERKAEPVDSAKSAEETIKSPKEEKMNEDDSLPVVVSPQRKTVKPVNSDEENWDDEEPEKAQPKKEAEEDSKVDEDKQPPKKKTKKRKRNSSDDDSSSSDSDSSSSSDDEKLKEKYDVEDGLRSEQKAEAERDRQEAAKAKQAPESPKPEEVVEKPAAEVEETEAEKKADENDEAEKSPETDSAAVKESENGGEEKTEEGEEKPTADENKPVETETIDLDKVKDGQPRALHRTSSIFLRNLAPSITRAEIEGVCNRFNGYLRVAIADPLVERRWYRRGWITFMRDVNIKEICWGLNNQRLRDCEMGAIVNRDLSRRVRPANGITAHKQVVRSDIKLCAKIALNLDERFKLWTETSANEANAKTASESSANGSASTYGFNSKNPVLQNITDYLIEEASAEEEELLGLTGESKDAEGEPIERDEQLIAVLDRLVLYLRIVHSVDYYNHCEYPYEDEMPNRCGIIHARGPAPVRVTSNDVQEYIKTYEGKLQQFLTKTTLLGEEEIKDLGAKDAETEVEKFVQANTQELAKDKWLCPLSGKKFKGPEFIRKHIFNKHEEKVDEVRKEVQYFNNYLRDPKRPQLPEHPGSSKRPESESSRGGGYRPPMYPPFSAMPYGFGPPMMGGGRGGRNFPPARRPGGFDYRPRSHYRDLDAPQEPY, from the exons ATGGCTGATTCGGACGACGAGTACGATCGGAAGCGGCGGGACAAGTTCCGCGGCGAGCGCAGCGAAAGTTACCGCACGGAACGCCGCGACGAGCGCCGCCCGGTGGGAGGTTCAGCCGGCGCCCGCGACGACTGGGCGGATCG CAATCCATTCAGGGGCGCAGCTTCGGcaggaggcggcggaggaggaggggcaCGCCACAGGCCGGACTACAGCGACTACCGGGGACCGGGACCCAGGGCCCGCTACGGATCACCTGGCCGAGATCTGCCGCCCGCCAAGCGGATGCGACCCGATTGGGGCGACGGCGATGTCCGCTCCAATCCGCGGTTCGGAG GCTACGATCCGTACTTGATGCAGGCCTGGAACGATCACTACCAGTCCATGCACTCGGCCTACTCCCATGCCGGCCATGCCCCGCCCCCTCGGGAGTCCctaggcggcggcggaggcggtgATACCCTCACCCAGCCGGCCATGCTCAACCTGAAGCAGTTCCTCGACACCCAGGACGAGAACATCTCGGACTCGGAAGTGATGCGCAAGTACACCGAGTACAAGACGGACTTCAAGCGGCAGCAGCTGAACGAGTTCTTCGTGGCCCACAAGGACGAGGAATG gttcaaaaataaataccaccCCGAGGACAGTGTAAAGCGCAGCGAGGAGCAGCGAGGCTTCCTGCAG AGACGAACTGATGTCTTCGTGGAGCTGCTCGAGAACGGAACTATTGGAGGGGTGAAGGTGGATTCCTCGCAGGGTGATGCCCTGATCCGCGTGTTGGACACCTGTGTTATCAAGCTGGAAGGCGGCACAGACGAGGACCTCAAGGTGCTGGACGAGAAGCCCAAGGAGCCGGTGGTCTATGAGCGAAAGGCGGAGCCAGTAGATTCTGCCAAGTCAGCAGAGGAGACAATCAAGAGTCCCAAGGAAGAGAAGATGAACGAGGACGATTCGTTGCCCGTGGTTGTGTCGCCTCAGCGGAAAACTGTGAAACCCGTAAATTCCGACGAGGAGAACTGGGATGATGAGGAGCCCGAAAAAGCGCAGCCCAAAAaagaggcggaggaggattCAAAGGTTGACGAGGACAAGCAGCCGCCTAAGAAAAAGACAAAGAAGCGCAAACGGAATAGCAGCGATGATGACAGCTCCTCTTCCGACTCCGATTCCAGTTCCAGCTCAGATGACGAGAAGCTCAAGGAGAAGTACGACGTGGAAGACGGCCTGAGGAGTGAGCAAAAAGCCGAGGCGGAAAGGGACAGACAAGAAGCGGCCAAGGCCAAGCAGGCACCGGAAAGTCCAAAGCCGGAAGAGGTTGTGGAAAAGCCAGCTGCTGAAGTCGAAGAAACAGAGGCAGAGAAGAAAGCCGACGAGAATGACGAGGCGGAAAAGTCACCGGAAACAGATTCGGCTGCGGTTAAGGAGTCGGAAAATGGAGGCGAGGAAAAAACAGAAGAGGGAGAGGAAAAACCTACCGCAGATGAAAACAAACCTGTCGAAACCGAGACCATCGACCTGGACAAGGTAAAGGATGGCCAGCCAAGGGCGCTGCATCGCACCTCCTCCATTTTCCTGCGCAACCTAGCACCCTCCATAACCAGAGCCGAGATCGAGGGCGTTTGCAACCGTTTTAACGGCTACCTTCGCGTGGCCATTGCCGATCCCCTGGTGGAGCGTCGTTGGTATCGCCGCGGCTGGATAACCTTCATGCGGGACGTCAACATCAAAGAGATTTGCTGGGGCCTGAACAACCAGCGGCTGCGGGACTGCGAAATGGGAGCCATAGTCAATCGGGATCTAAGTCGACGGGTGCGCCCAGCCAACGGCATCACCGCCCACAAGCAGGTGGTGCGTTCGGACATTAAACTGTGCGCCAAGATCGCTTTGAATCTGGACGAGAGGTTCAAGCTGTGGACTGAGACGTCGGCCAACGAAGCGAATGCCAAGACTGCGAGCGAATCTTCGGCGAATGGCAGCGCCTCCACGTATGGCTTCAATTCGAAGAATCCGGTGCTGCAAAACATCACCGATTACCTCATCGAAGAGGCGTCCGCCGAGGAAGAGGAGCTCCTCGGCCTCACAGGCGAAAGCAAGGACGCCGAGGGCGAACCCATCGAGCGAGATGAGCAATTAATAGCGGTTCTGGACCGCCTAGTACTTTACTTGCGCATTGTGCACTCTGTGGACTATTACAACCACTGCGAGTATCCGTACGAGGACGAGATGCCCAATCGCTGCGGCATCATCCATGCCCGCGGTCCGGCGCCTGTTCGCGTGACCAGCAACGACGTGCAGGAGTACATCAAGACGTACGAGGGCAAGCTGCAACAGTTTCTTACCAAGACAACGCTACTCGGCGAGGAAGAGATTAAGGACCTGGGCGCCAAGGACGCCGAGACCGAGGTGGAGAAGTTTGTGCAGGCCAACACCCAGGAGCTGGCCAAGGACAAGTGGTTGTGTCCGCTGTCGGGCAAGAAGTTCAAGGGCCCCGAGTTCATACGCAAGCACATCTTCAACAAGCACGAGGAGAAGGTGGACGAGGTGCGCAAGGAGGTGCAGTACTTCAACAACTATCTGCGCGATCCCAAGCGCCCGCAGCTGCCGGAGCATCCGGGCAGCTCTAAGCGTCCGGAATCGGAGTCAAGCCGAGGAGGAGG CTACCGCCCGCCGATGTATCCCCCCTTTTCGGCGATGCCCTACGGCTTTGGCCCACCCATGATGGGTGGTGGACGTGGAGGACGTAATTTTCCTCCTGCCCGCAG ACCCGGTGGTTTTGATTATCGACCCAGATCACACTACCGGGACTTGGACGCGCCGCAAGAACCGTACTAG
- the Ars2 gene encoding serrate RNA effector molecule homolog isoform X3, translating into MADSDDEYDRKRRDKFRGERSESYRTERRDERRPVGGSAGARDDWADRGAASAGGGGGGGARHRPDYSDYRGPGPRARYGSPGRDLPPAKRMRPDWGDGDVRSNPRFGGYDPYLMQAWNDHYQSMHSAYSHAGHAPPPRESLGGGGGGDTLTQPAMLNLKQFLDTQDENISDSEVMRKYTEYKTDFKRQQLNEFFVAHKDEEWFKNKYHPEDSVKRSEEQRGFLQRRTDVFVELLENGTIGGVKVDSSQGDALIRVLDTCVIKLEGGTDEDLKVLDEKPKEPVVYERKAEPVDSAKSAEETIKSPKEEKMNEDDSLPVVVSPQRKTVKPVNSDEENWDDEEPEKAQPKKEAEEDSKVDEDKQPPKKKTKKRKRNSSDDDSSSSDSDSSSSSDDEKLKEKYDVEDGLRSEQKAEAERDRQEAAKAKQAPESPKPEEVVEKPAAEVEETEAEKKADENDEAEKSPETDSAAVKESENGGEEKTEEGEEKPTADENKPVETETIDLDKVKDGQPRALHRTSSIFLRNLAPSITRAEIEGVCNRFNGYLRVAIADPLVERRWYRRGWITFMRDVNIKEICWGLNNQRLRDCEMGAIVNRDLSRRVRPANGITAHKQVVRSDIKLCAKIALNLDERFKLWTETSANEANAKTASESSANGSASTYGFNSKNPVLQNITDYLIEEASAEEEELLGLTGESKDAEGEPIERDEQLIAVLDRLVLYLRIVHSVDYYNHCEYPYEDEMPNRCGIIHARGPAPVRVTSNDVQEYIKTYEGKLQQFLTKTTLLGEEEIKDLGAKDAETEVEKFVQANTQELAKDKWLCPLSGKKFKGPEFIRKHIFNKHEEKVDEVRKEVQYFNNYLRDPKRPQLPEHPGSSKRPESESSRGGGYRPPMYPPFSAMPYGFGPPMMGGGRGGRNFPPARRELPLEHQRRLIGYHDLDAPANSDMFD; encoded by the exons ATGGCTGATTCGGACGACGAGTACGATCGGAAGCGGCGGGACAAGTTCCGCGGCGAGCGCAGCGAAAGTTACCGCACGGAACGCCGCGACGAGCGCCGCCCGGTGGGAGGTTCAGCCGGCGCCCGCGACGACTGGGCGGATCG GGGCGCAGCTTCGGcaggaggcggcggaggaggaggggcaCGCCACAGGCCGGACTACAGCGACTACCGGGGACCGGGACCCAGGGCCCGCTACGGATCACCTGGCCGAGATCTGCCGCCCGCCAAGCGGATGCGACCCGATTGGGGCGACGGCGATGTCCGCTCCAATCCGCGGTTCGGAG GCTACGATCCGTACTTGATGCAGGCCTGGAACGATCACTACCAGTCCATGCACTCGGCCTACTCCCATGCCGGCCATGCCCCGCCCCCTCGGGAGTCCctaggcggcggcggaggcggtgATACCCTCACCCAGCCGGCCATGCTCAACCTGAAGCAGTTCCTCGACACCCAGGACGAGAACATCTCGGACTCGGAAGTGATGCGCAAGTACACCGAGTACAAGACGGACTTCAAGCGGCAGCAGCTGAACGAGTTCTTCGTGGCCCACAAGGACGAGGAATG gttcaaaaataaataccaccCCGAGGACAGTGTAAAGCGCAGCGAGGAGCAGCGAGGCTTCCTGCAG AGACGAACTGATGTCTTCGTGGAGCTGCTCGAGAACGGAACTATTGGAGGGGTGAAGGTGGATTCCTCGCAGGGTGATGCCCTGATCCGCGTGTTGGACACCTGTGTTATCAAGCTGGAAGGCGGCACAGACGAGGACCTCAAGGTGCTGGACGAGAAGCCCAAGGAGCCGGTGGTCTATGAGCGAAAGGCGGAGCCAGTAGATTCTGCCAAGTCAGCAGAGGAGACAATCAAGAGTCCCAAGGAAGAGAAGATGAACGAGGACGATTCGTTGCCCGTGGTTGTGTCGCCTCAGCGGAAAACTGTGAAACCCGTAAATTCCGACGAGGAGAACTGGGATGATGAGGAGCCCGAAAAAGCGCAGCCCAAAAaagaggcggaggaggattCAAAGGTTGACGAGGACAAGCAGCCGCCTAAGAAAAAGACAAAGAAGCGCAAACGGAATAGCAGCGATGATGACAGCTCCTCTTCCGACTCCGATTCCAGTTCCAGCTCAGATGACGAGAAGCTCAAGGAGAAGTACGACGTGGAAGACGGCCTGAGGAGTGAGCAAAAAGCCGAGGCGGAAAGGGACAGACAAGAAGCGGCCAAGGCCAAGCAGGCACCGGAAAGTCCAAAGCCGGAAGAGGTTGTGGAAAAGCCAGCTGCTGAAGTCGAAGAAACAGAGGCAGAGAAGAAAGCCGACGAGAATGACGAGGCGGAAAAGTCACCGGAAACAGATTCGGCTGCGGTTAAGGAGTCGGAAAATGGAGGCGAGGAAAAAACAGAAGAGGGAGAGGAAAAACCTACCGCAGATGAAAACAAACCTGTCGAAACCGAGACCATCGACCTGGACAAGGTAAAGGATGGCCAGCCAAGGGCGCTGCATCGCACCTCCTCCATTTTCCTGCGCAACCTAGCACCCTCCATAACCAGAGCCGAGATCGAGGGCGTTTGCAACCGTTTTAACGGCTACCTTCGCGTGGCCATTGCCGATCCCCTGGTGGAGCGTCGTTGGTATCGCCGCGGCTGGATAACCTTCATGCGGGACGTCAACATCAAAGAGATTTGCTGGGGCCTGAACAACCAGCGGCTGCGGGACTGCGAAATGGGAGCCATAGTCAATCGGGATCTAAGTCGACGGGTGCGCCCAGCCAACGGCATCACCGCCCACAAGCAGGTGGTGCGTTCGGACATTAAACTGTGCGCCAAGATCGCTTTGAATCTGGACGAGAGGTTCAAGCTGTGGACTGAGACGTCGGCCAACGAAGCGAATGCCAAGACTGCGAGCGAATCTTCGGCGAATGGCAGCGCCTCCACGTATGGCTTCAATTCGAAGAATCCGGTGCTGCAAAACATCACCGATTACCTCATCGAAGAGGCGTCCGCCGAGGAAGAGGAGCTCCTCGGCCTCACAGGCGAAAGCAAGGACGCCGAGGGCGAACCCATCGAGCGAGATGAGCAATTAATAGCGGTTCTGGACCGCCTAGTACTTTACTTGCGCATTGTGCACTCTGTGGACTATTACAACCACTGCGAGTATCCGTACGAGGACGAGATGCCCAATCGCTGCGGCATCATCCATGCCCGCGGTCCGGCGCCTGTTCGCGTGACCAGCAACGACGTGCAGGAGTACATCAAGACGTACGAGGGCAAGCTGCAACAGTTTCTTACCAAGACAACGCTACTCGGCGAGGAAGAGATTAAGGACCTGGGCGCCAAGGACGCCGAGACCGAGGTGGAGAAGTTTGTGCAGGCCAACACCCAGGAGCTGGCCAAGGACAAGTGGTTGTGTCCGCTGTCGGGCAAGAAGTTCAAGGGCCCCGAGTTCATACGCAAGCACATCTTCAACAAGCACGAGGAGAAGGTGGACGAGGTGCGCAAGGAGGTGCAGTACTTCAACAACTATCTGCGCGATCCCAAGCGCCCGCAGCTGCCGGAGCATCCGGGCAGCTCTAAGCGTCCGGAATCGGAGTCAAGCCGAGGAGGAGG CTACCGCCCGCCGATGTATCCCCCCTTTTCGGCGATGCCCTACGGCTTTGGCCCACCCATGATGGGTGGTGGACGTGGAGGACGTAATTTTCCTCCTGCCCGCAG AGAATTGCCTTTGGAACACCAGCGCCGGCTAATCGGTTACCATGATTTGGATGCGCCTGCCAATTCCGATATGTTTGACTAA
- the Ars2 gene encoding serrate RNA effector molecule homolog isoform X4 translates to MADSDDEYDRKRRDKFRGERSESYRTERRDERRPVGGSAGARDDWADRGAASAGGGGGGGARHRPDYSDYRGPGPRARYGSPGRDLPPAKRMRPDWGDGDVRSNPRFGGYDPYLMQAWNDHYQSMHSAYSHAGHAPPPRESLGGGGGGDTLTQPAMLNLKQFLDTQDENISDSEVMRKYTEYKTDFKRQQLNEFFVAHKDEEWFKNKYHPEDSVKRSEEQRGFLQRRTDVFVELLENGTIGGVKVDSSQGDALIRVLDTCVIKLEGGTDEDLKVLDEKPKEPVVYERKAEPVDSAKSAEETIKSPKEEKMNEDDSLPVVVSPQRKTVKPVNSDEENWDDEEPEKAQPKKEAEEDSKVDEDKQPPKKKTKKRKRNSSDDDSSSSDSDSSSSSDDEKLKEKYDVEDGLRSEQKAEAERDRQEAAKAKQAPESPKPEEVVEKPAAEVEETEAEKKADENDEAEKSPETDSAAVKESENGGEEKTEEGEEKPTADENKPVETETIDLDKVKDGQPRALHRTSSIFLRNLAPSITRAEIEGVCNRFNGYLRVAIADPLVERRWYRRGWITFMRDVNIKEICWGLNNQRLRDCEMGAIVNRDLSRRVRPANGITAHKQVVRSDIKLCAKIALNLDERFKLWTETSANEANAKTASESSANGSASTYGFNSKNPVLQNITDYLIEEASAEEEELLGLTGESKDAEGEPIERDEQLIAVLDRLVLYLRIVHSVDYYNHCEYPYEDEMPNRCGIIHARGPAPVRVTSNDVQEYIKTYEGKLQQFLTKTTLLGEEEIKDLGAKDAETEVEKFVQANTQELAKDKWLCPLSGKKFKGPEFIRKHIFNKHEEKVDEVRKEVQYFNNYLRDPKRPQLPEHPGSSKRPESESSRGGGYRPPMYPPFSAMPYGFGPPMMGGGRGGRNFPPARRPGGFDYRPRSHYRDLDAPQEPY, encoded by the exons ATGGCTGATTCGGACGACGAGTACGATCGGAAGCGGCGGGACAAGTTCCGCGGCGAGCGCAGCGAAAGTTACCGCACGGAACGCCGCGACGAGCGCCGCCCGGTGGGAGGTTCAGCCGGCGCCCGCGACGACTGGGCGGATCG GGGCGCAGCTTCGGcaggaggcggcggaggaggaggggcaCGCCACAGGCCGGACTACAGCGACTACCGGGGACCGGGACCCAGGGCCCGCTACGGATCACCTGGCCGAGATCTGCCGCCCGCCAAGCGGATGCGACCCGATTGGGGCGACGGCGATGTCCGCTCCAATCCGCGGTTCGGAG GCTACGATCCGTACTTGATGCAGGCCTGGAACGATCACTACCAGTCCATGCACTCGGCCTACTCCCATGCCGGCCATGCCCCGCCCCCTCGGGAGTCCctaggcggcggcggaggcggtgATACCCTCACCCAGCCGGCCATGCTCAACCTGAAGCAGTTCCTCGACACCCAGGACGAGAACATCTCGGACTCGGAAGTGATGCGCAAGTACACCGAGTACAAGACGGACTTCAAGCGGCAGCAGCTGAACGAGTTCTTCGTGGCCCACAAGGACGAGGAATG gttcaaaaataaataccaccCCGAGGACAGTGTAAAGCGCAGCGAGGAGCAGCGAGGCTTCCTGCAG AGACGAACTGATGTCTTCGTGGAGCTGCTCGAGAACGGAACTATTGGAGGGGTGAAGGTGGATTCCTCGCAGGGTGATGCCCTGATCCGCGTGTTGGACACCTGTGTTATCAAGCTGGAAGGCGGCACAGACGAGGACCTCAAGGTGCTGGACGAGAAGCCCAAGGAGCCGGTGGTCTATGAGCGAAAGGCGGAGCCAGTAGATTCTGCCAAGTCAGCAGAGGAGACAATCAAGAGTCCCAAGGAAGAGAAGATGAACGAGGACGATTCGTTGCCCGTGGTTGTGTCGCCTCAGCGGAAAACTGTGAAACCCGTAAATTCCGACGAGGAGAACTGGGATGATGAGGAGCCCGAAAAAGCGCAGCCCAAAAaagaggcggaggaggattCAAAGGTTGACGAGGACAAGCAGCCGCCTAAGAAAAAGACAAAGAAGCGCAAACGGAATAGCAGCGATGATGACAGCTCCTCTTCCGACTCCGATTCCAGTTCCAGCTCAGATGACGAGAAGCTCAAGGAGAAGTACGACGTGGAAGACGGCCTGAGGAGTGAGCAAAAAGCCGAGGCGGAAAGGGACAGACAAGAAGCGGCCAAGGCCAAGCAGGCACCGGAAAGTCCAAAGCCGGAAGAGGTTGTGGAAAAGCCAGCTGCTGAAGTCGAAGAAACAGAGGCAGAGAAGAAAGCCGACGAGAATGACGAGGCGGAAAAGTCACCGGAAACAGATTCGGCTGCGGTTAAGGAGTCGGAAAATGGAGGCGAGGAAAAAACAGAAGAGGGAGAGGAAAAACCTACCGCAGATGAAAACAAACCTGTCGAAACCGAGACCATCGACCTGGACAAGGTAAAGGATGGCCAGCCAAGGGCGCTGCATCGCACCTCCTCCATTTTCCTGCGCAACCTAGCACCCTCCATAACCAGAGCCGAGATCGAGGGCGTTTGCAACCGTTTTAACGGCTACCTTCGCGTGGCCATTGCCGATCCCCTGGTGGAGCGTCGTTGGTATCGCCGCGGCTGGATAACCTTCATGCGGGACGTCAACATCAAAGAGATTTGCTGGGGCCTGAACAACCAGCGGCTGCGGGACTGCGAAATGGGAGCCATAGTCAATCGGGATCTAAGTCGACGGGTGCGCCCAGCCAACGGCATCACCGCCCACAAGCAGGTGGTGCGTTCGGACATTAAACTGTGCGCCAAGATCGCTTTGAATCTGGACGAGAGGTTCAAGCTGTGGACTGAGACGTCGGCCAACGAAGCGAATGCCAAGACTGCGAGCGAATCTTCGGCGAATGGCAGCGCCTCCACGTATGGCTTCAATTCGAAGAATCCGGTGCTGCAAAACATCACCGATTACCTCATCGAAGAGGCGTCCGCCGAGGAAGAGGAGCTCCTCGGCCTCACAGGCGAAAGCAAGGACGCCGAGGGCGAACCCATCGAGCGAGATGAGCAATTAATAGCGGTTCTGGACCGCCTAGTACTTTACTTGCGCATTGTGCACTCTGTGGACTATTACAACCACTGCGAGTATCCGTACGAGGACGAGATGCCCAATCGCTGCGGCATCATCCATGCCCGCGGTCCGGCGCCTGTTCGCGTGACCAGCAACGACGTGCAGGAGTACATCAAGACGTACGAGGGCAAGCTGCAACAGTTTCTTACCAAGACAACGCTACTCGGCGAGGAAGAGATTAAGGACCTGGGCGCCAAGGACGCCGAGACCGAGGTGGAGAAGTTTGTGCAGGCCAACACCCAGGAGCTGGCCAAGGACAAGTGGTTGTGTCCGCTGTCGGGCAAGAAGTTCAAGGGCCCCGAGTTCATACGCAAGCACATCTTCAACAAGCACGAGGAGAAGGTGGACGAGGTGCGCAAGGAGGTGCAGTACTTCAACAACTATCTGCGCGATCCCAAGCGCCCGCAGCTGCCGGAGCATCCGGGCAGCTCTAAGCGTCCGGAATCGGAGTCAAGCCGAGGAGGAGG CTACCGCCCGCCGATGTATCCCCCCTTTTCGGCGATGCCCTACGGCTTTGGCCCACCCATGATGGGTGGTGGACGTGGAGGACGTAATTTTCCTCCTGCCCGCAG ACCCGGTGGTTTTGATTATCGACCCAGATCACACTACCGGGACTTGGACGCGCCGCAAGAACCGTACTAG